A segment of the Lycium ferocissimum isolate CSIRO_LF1 chromosome 10, AGI_CSIRO_Lferr_CH_V1, whole genome shotgun sequence genome:
agacatgattttgtgtacatgtattctgggcacggcggggtcctgtcccgtccataggttcagtgttctagagaggctcgtagatacgtatgtgtgggtagtatggtcccatagtcattatgtaaatgaaagcctatgtatattattattattttgatagcccaaagggcctacggtATATAAGTAgtatgttctatatgaaagtcgcTTTTTACGATTATAAACGAAAAGAGAAATGCataaagacaggttaagcaatagaatgaggggtgctcggtggtcagcctcgggtacccgtcgcggcccgtaggtcgggtcgtgacatttactTTCTAGTTTGattagtaattttttatttttaataattccaGGAAACCGACCCAAACTAAATCATGACACCCTTATTCCGATGGTCCAAATTGAGTAAAAATTTCACTGGGGAAGTCGGGTTGGACACTTCTAATTAATCTATACTCATGTTTTTCAAATTATCTAAGTTGTAACCAGTGTTGGAAAACTTCTGACGAAAACTGATCCTCCTCATccctttcttcatcttcttcttagTTGTTGTTCTATTCCTTATACGTTGTATTAATAGAGTTTCATTCATGATTGTTGAGCATACTAATTATAGCTTcacaaatttaaatttgacacataaatttaaatttaaacgGGGCCAAACAATCAACACTATCCTTATGGAGGTCATTTGTGAACTCAATAAAGATAACAAATACCTCGTGAAATTACGCAAGTTGATCCTAAACACcacaattataaaaaataaaaaaaatgtgatttttctttttgggtctttattttttttcccggtcagtttttttttttttggttaaaaaattgCTATAGTATTTGCTTTGCTAAAAAAGCATTTCAATAGTATTCTAAATTTTGTAGGCTGTAGCGCGGGTTTCAAAACGCCGAAGTAGAACTTCCTAACAACGGACCCCACCCCAAAATCAAAATCCCCTTAACTTGCCTATCAACTGTTGGTTCGTCCCACAATCCGGATCTTGTCCTAACGACAGCTCttttactctctctctctctctctctttctcctcttcGAACGCAATTCACATTTGCATGTGAATCTCAATAGGCCTTTTAGGCACTCGATTTCATCAGATCCACTCCTACATTTTTGTCTTTCATCAAGGTAAGCTTACTTTCGTGTGccttagcaattttttttttcgtgctAATTGTTGTGTGATTCAAGAGTTtgtttattcattcttggatctAGGAGAGTTAGTTTCTATTATGCCCGGATAAAGGAGGACTATTAATTGGTTGTAAATTACTAGCAATTAATTGAACTGCTATTTACTGATCAAATAAAAAGATAACGAAGGTGAGTGCCGTATGTTGACGCCAGCTAAGAATAGTGAAAGTAATAAGGAACTgtagaggattcatatagctgatTCCTCATGTCTATGGTAAATTATAAGAAGTCAATGCCAGAATTCCGAGCACACTCCTATGGTGTGTtcagtatggaggaaaatgtttttcatcgaaaatattttccaagaaaaattagtgggtttcttacttattttcttgtgtctgGTAtgtaagtaaaaaatatttatcctaaaatcatttgtatataatctagacaaacTATGGTAGGTGCGGTGTGGGGTGGTGGGGATGGGGGCTATGGGGGTGAGAGTGAAGATGATGTGTGTTGGAGGGTTGGGAGGAGGACACAATGAATGTGGAATGCTACTTTTTTTCCTTACTTCACtggggaagtcattttccttatttttaaggaacttgttttcctaaagaaaatgttattcaaaaatttcaacatgggaaaattggaaaacattttccggtGCTTTcgtccataccgaacacaccccaACACCCCTATTTATTACTTGGAGATGGTCAAATAGAAGATCATGGAAACTCTTAAAGTATATTCTAAAGTCAAACTCTTCTTTTAGTATTACAATTTTGGACTATGAATACTCCTACCCTTGCAGTGCTAATATATTCATTAGTCTGAGTCTTAGTCTACTAAAAGCATAGGAAAGGAAGAGTCAATTCTTATGTTGCAAGGTTCCACCCCAACCAAGTAATAAGCACTAAACTGAACTCTATAAGGATAGACGGGGTGGTTTCTCACTAGAAAGGCTGAGGATTTGAAATAGATAGAAAGGAGTCCAATCTACAAGCATAGTGGAGGAAAAAAATCCTAGAAGTAAGCAAGTAGTTGAATTAGTCCCTGCTAGTATTGGTTGGTCTTACTTTAACAGCCGACCTCAGAAGGAGAGTTACCGGTATCTTCAATTTAGCTTTAAATCCCGAGGTCACAATTGCTCAATGAGGACTGATAGTAGTTGGAGCCAGTGACGGATCCAGGATTGTCACTAGGGgggttcgaaaaataaaaatatagtgcCTGAGATTTGAACTTGAAACCTCAAGGTGTCCCCTAAACCACTGAACCAACCTCTAGTCTTGTGTTAAGGGgattcaaaatctatatatgtacataaaggATTAAAAAATTCCCTTACATATACAATGTAACTTTTTGCCAGGCACCCCTAGATCCGCCCCTGGTTAGAGCACTAAACTCAGGCGAAATGTCGAGGATTGGGAGATAGACAGTTCGCTACATTTGATGGGTATATTGGGTAAGAGAGCATCACAGATGGACAGAAATGATTCATTGAGATGGCCCTTTGATGAAAAAGGACTAGACTCAGCTAATCTGGGTACAAAGTACTGGCACAATTTGGACACTGGGAGAGATGTAACTCATCCACTGTGAACGGGAGGAGCATCATTTTTCCATCTACATTTGGTGAAAGCATAGTTGGTTTTGTTGGTGTTAGACACCTCATATGACCCAGCAGGAATTAGACAGACAATTCTCTTTTCATGCATTTGTTTTCACTTCTTGGCGATCGGTCATTCTAGTGAAAGCCATTGTGCTTCTACTTTCCTAAGAGAAGTGCTTAATGAACATTGACTGCCAGAAgtccattcttttttttttttttttgaggggggagggaggggggaTGGGtttcaagtccaattcatatgATCCGGTGAATTTTCTTCACGAATTGATGAGTTTTACCTTTTTATCCCCTTGCCAACTTTCCTCTTTTCACCCCTCGCCTTTTGGAATTTTATATTTTGGTTGGCCTTATAGTCGTAGTTTTGCTCATTCGTTTATTACCCTTTGATttttgcttatatttgttgggtcttgtacttcgattatcttatttatctatggtAGCTACTGCTCCTTTCTTTCCGGACTGTTTTATCATtactttctcgcttttgttatttctcattttcatattgCTTTGATAGGCTTGTCCTTATCTGACCTTTTTGTCTTGTCTTGTCTTGTCTTGTCTTGTCTTgttctctcttgagccgagggtctttcgaaaatagcctccctacctttcaaggtgggggtaaggtctgcgtacactctaccctccccagaccccagaTTGTGGGATTCTGCTggtactgggtatgttgttgttgttgttgttggttggccTTATGTGTCTTCCATTTATTTTCGTGTTTAAAGTGCTAGATATATTGTATTTGCAGGTTGCAAGGTGATCCTAGTTGTTTAAATTATCGTACTCATTTTTTCTGCTTCCTCCATCTATGTTTGGGAGTCTTGTGGATGCTCCTGCCAACAGTCCACATCTACGGAGGTCTGGAAGCCGACCGGTTGTTTTTGATATTGGTAAGAAAAGTTGTTCCTTTAATGTGCTTTCTGATGTTTGCTCTCCATTTTGTTCAGTGGTTATGTCAAAATAGACTCTTGATAGTTGTAATCTGCTAGGTAAGGTTGAGCTTGGAGGGAGTCCTGAAGAAGCCCTTTTGCATAGTATAGAGGTCAATGAAATGAAGGGTATGACCACACCATTGAGCACCGCAGCCATAATGCCATCTCCTGTTCTTTTATGGAGATTTAAGGTGTGATCTTTTATGACAGTTTCAGTATATGAACATTTGATCTTTAGGCTATGTTTGGGATTTTGAGACAAGGGTCAGgcctaagtaggcgtttggccaacccatggtttgaaaccatggtttcaaaccagcgtttggacataCGTTTggaaccatggtttgaaaccatggtttcaactttttaaaatataaaatttaacccataagtttatattttataaaaaaagacccataagttggtagatatttttaacaattacccccatcaatcattgaccaatctcattaacttccaccaacctttatttatgtctaccaacttttaatttatgtgggaagattatactaaagagtagttacattactattcatgttaaattttcgtttttattgaactaaagtttgattaattgatgttgcattttttagaaaggccttctagtagtgtgctaattttgttataaactattatttgctcatttggtaagattatataagaattgagaatgttttgatagttttcacaatttgtggggtttttatatctataagaaaaaaaaccATGTTTCAAACCGtgtccaaacggggcctaagTTATTCAGATCTGTAATATGGTTTGAACTGATctaaatttagttttttttattgttttttttacATGTTCGATAGTTGTTTGTGACAGTTTGAAGTTATAGGATTCAATCATTCCTAGTTCAAAAAGTCTATATGTTGGATTTGCAATTTTGGACATGAATAAGACAAACGTTTGACAAATTATTCTCTGTGTTGGAGCctatgaaagtgaaaaaaggaaATAGCAATATATTTGTAGCACAAATTTTTACacaaattatttataattgcaatacaacataatgaaaacttATAACCTAGTAAGCATGTTATTGTGTTTAGGTACTTCTGTTCCTTATTTGGGGTGTCAGTTGTTGCAAGGTTAGTATGACCAACTCTTTTGGTTATGTACTTGGTTCAGTGTGAACATATTTGTATTATCTTCAATGAGTATTTTCTCTTAATTTGCAGATCAGCTGGGATTCAGTCATGAGAATGAGCGTAAACCTTCGCGATCTATTCTTATATGAGGCTTTTCTTTATTACAACCCTCTTCTTCTTGTGGTTAGTGAAGATCATTGTACTAGTTTATGCAATAGTCGTTTCTGCCACATTCCTCTTATTTGCATTTATTTGGTTTTGGTGCTGCAGACCATGATGGTTTGGTTTTGGGGCATAAACCTATGGGTTTTTGCGCAGGCTAATGTCAACTATGCTAAAATCTTTGACCTTGATCAGAATCATCTCTCTCACAGAGAGATCTGGAAGGTAACTTACACTTGTCGTGAGCCCATAGTCTCGCAACTTAATGCATCTATTAACCAACTCATTTTTTACTTAAATGTTTTTGTCTAATATGCTCATTAAACTTTCTAGGAAAACATCATTTGGCACTTAAGTGCAATACGTGGATTTACACTACATTCTTAAGCATGGTTAACTAAGTTATTTGGGCTTACTTTTGTCTCAATATGCTAACTGTGGAACTTTGAGCATTAAGGTTTGGCAATATAAGCCTGTTTCTCAGTGAACTTTGTACAGACTTTTCAAAATAGTGCAGTAAGGTTAAAATATCAGATCACATGTCATGTATGAAACAAATCTTCCTGTATTTATGCGATGCATCATGTCACTTGTATTGATAAGCCATAGTACGTGAGTCTAAATGACAGCATTATTGATGAGAGTGCTGCAATATGCTTGCCTCTATCCTATCAGATTGAAGGAAAGAAGTAGAAGGAGAAACTAATCTCTATTGCATGACATTTGCATCCTTCATTCTCTTTGAACTGTCTGTTAGATTTTTGTTTTCCTCGTACAGATAGAAATATATTAAAAGTCCCTTGATAATGCAGTGCGCAACTTGGATGACAATCATTGTGCCGACAAGCATGACAGCCTATCTCTATCTCTACTCACATGGAGAAGTTTCGTTGGCTGCATCTCAACCAGTGTAATAGATGCTTCTTTTCCACTTAATTGTTAACGGTTTTTCTTTATCCAATTTATGTCATATTCAATCTGAACTGTTGTTTTGAACTCTTGATTCCTGGAAAAGCTTCTGATCAAATTATCTAAAGGAAAGAGGAccatttttggttcaaaatgacTGCCCAACTTCTGTTTGCTTGGAAGAGTTCAAAATCAAGTTCTTCAGCTTGGTCATACTGTCAAACAAAATGCTCAAGTTTTGCAGTTGCATTGAGGCAGAAGTATTATCCTGTTAAGGATTCAAACTTCTAATTCTCTGGTTAACCAGAAGATTTGGCATCAGAAATTTTATATTTCTGCACTTTTATTTTGAAAGCTGTGCCAAATGCTTTTGATTTTTCGGGGCAATTGTTGTAACAAAGTCTCACTGATCTTTAGTGTAATCACTCAATTTAATGGCCAGGTGCCGCAAAAGTCCTGTAAATGTGATAATTCTTTTCTATTATTCTTATGGATCTTATGTCATTGCAGGTGCTCTTATATGCTGCTTTTGCCATGGCTCTGATATTTCCATTTGATATATTCTATTTATCATCTCGCTACTTTTTTTTAAGGACTGTTTGGCGGATAGTTTTTCCATTCCAGGTAAGTTTGTGTTAATCTAATGGTTACATTGAGAAATACTTTtgacttttaaacataaaaattgcCCTGTTGATCACTCAATTTCAAAATCAATATGATATGAAGCTCTAATATTTTTACCTGAAAAACTTACGTAATTTACTTATTCCTGTATTTTATGGCACTTTCTTTCAATTGAAACCATTAATATCAACATAGGTGATTATTTGGTTATTACAaattttcatgtactttggcTGGCATTTTAATTAGAATTTTGAAGTAATTGAGTACTTTAGTAATAGCTGATATTGGCAGAACTGGGTATCTTTTAAATAGAGTTCCATTGTCTCAAATGCCCATCATTCCATATAGATCTGGTTGGTTTGGCGGAAAGAAATATTCCTTCTCCCCTAAAGTATGTTCTTTTTTGACTTTTCGAAGTATATTTACTGCCTCAGAGCATTTCCATGTTGGTTTTGTAATATTGTGAAGCAGCTTTTAGATGATTAACCATttacattcaaaattctaatcaTCATGTGGATCATGCTTACAAGGACTCCTGAAATTAatgtaaaaaattaaatacgTCATGCTAATTTCGGTAGAGGGGTTCACATTATTATTTGTCTGACATCCTGAATTGTTTCTTTTTGCTGTGGATGCAGGCAATATCATTTGCTGACTTCTTTCTGGCTGATATATTCACTTCTATGTCCAAGGTATGCATCCTCTTCTTCTTGACCCCAAAAGAAAAGAGGACACATAACTCATTagtgcatgtatatatttatataatgtGACAGATAGCTTAGTTCATATTTACAACTAAACCATTTTGTTTCATAAGTAGGATTATGCATCTCTTTTTGTTTTCTAGCACACATTTCTTTTCGATACAATCTACTATGTCAATCTATCTCTTAGGATTAGTTCATTACTAGCTTGGAGAAACATATTTggaaatcataaacatgtcctcatttttcttatttgtaCTTAGTATGTGATATTGTTATTTAGCCATAtttcatgatgattttacctactGGAGTGCTATAGGACCATATCCCAAGCTGCATAAACTTCTGACTTCAGATTTATCATCATATTAATGCATTGGTCAGGTTAGACCATCATCGTTGCAGACGGGCAAAATTCTTGGTTGATATCTCATGAAATATCTTGACGGCTTTGCTTAGAGAAGATGTTACCGCCTGAGCAGGTCAATTTCATGTCATGGAAGCAGTGAACTGATCTAACTTTAGGTTCTGCTAGTCTTGGGTTCAGTGTATTGACTCTTGAGTAAACCACAATAACCCCAAAAGTAAAGAAAGAAACTCAGAAGTTTTCTCATCTCAATGCGCTGAGACTTGGTCCTTTACCGCTTTCAAAAGTTGCCAGCTTCTCTAACTTTCTGTCATCTTAGTTCATCCTCTTCTTGCAATAGTTTCTTACGAGATTAAAGTGATTCTTTATTATCTGCCCATAGCATTAACATGGGTTATATACTCATCTGAATTCTTTCTCAAAACAATTGGTCCTCCTTGAACCTCCTTGTTCTTTGTATCGTCAGCTGAGCCAGAAGAAAAGCATTAGACCAAGTTACCCCGTTACAACCCCGTTTGACGATCCATTCCCAGAGTGATTGCTCTCAGATTTAGTTTGTCCTTTAGATGCTGAACTTTAAGCTCTTATGAGTTGTCTGCTGTGAGTCCAGTCAAATCAATCTCATATATACTTGTCTGACTAGGTTAGCcaagttttcctttttataaggtaaataattttattgacAATTGGGGGAATCCCGTGTACAAGCCGTATACCAAAAAGAAGAGAACCTACACCAAAAAACGTTTCTCAACAAAAGAGATCAATCCTCTATACAAATAGGGACCTCATAAGTACACCAAATGAAACTTAGGCGAGTTAAAAATGATCTATTCcatttaccttatcaaaaaacaaaaagatgagCTATTCCATTTTACAGCCTGGTATTGATTCTTTTATGGAGTTACACATTTGGCGATCAAAGCCTTGTAGATGTACAAATTTTCACGTGCTTGTGTGATACCTATTGCTGTAGGTCACGTAGAGAGTGTTAAAGTATAACTTCTGTCACCTGGTGTGGCAATGcccaatattttcatacttttGTGCAGGTATTTTCAGATTTGGAGCGTTCCGTCTGTAGAATGGTTCATCGTCAGGTTAGAACCTTTCTATCCTATCCTTTTGGTGAGAATAAGGATAACTGCATAACGTtgctagatttttctttttttgataataCAAGTTGCATTTAGTGGTATCACAAGAGAGGTTGGTCTAGTGGAAGAGACCCTGCACCTCACATGAAGTTCGGTATTCTAGTTACCGAGGGGGAAACACCACTATTGGTCCGTGCGGAGTTGGGGATctatgattttgaaaaaaaaaaagaaaagtgttgCATTTAGTTGAATCACTGTCGTTCTAGCTATGATGCACGTTTAACATCATCACCTGCTGCAAAATTATGTCCACCCATCACTTGTCTATTTATGTATAAATTATGATCAGTGGACAAATATTTgatatttcaacaaaaaatgCAGCTTTAGATCAGTATCTGTGCAGTGTTTATAGTCTGAAGTTGAGGAAATATTTGGTGGACCAAGTTACCAACTGTCTTCTTGTTATGTTCCACTCAAGTCAAGAAATAATTGTTCTTTTAGGGCTCGTAAATAATCTAGCAGAATCGTTGGATTGACATCTATGCAAAGCTGATCCTTCCATTCTGTTTCTCAGTCAAATTAGTGGAATTTGCTCAGTTTGTAGATTTAGctgcattattattattattattattattattattattattattattattattattattattattgtttcgATATGTAAAAGGTGTAGATTTGGCTGAATTGACCTCCCTCTGAAATAAGTTCTATAATT
Coding sequences within it:
- the LOC132033260 gene encoding uncharacterized protein LOC132033260 isoform X2; this translates as MLLPTVHIYGGLEADRLFLILVELGGSPEEALLHSIEVNEMKGMTTPLSTAAIMPSPVLLWRFKVLLFLIWGVSCCKISWDSVMRMSVNLRDLFLYEAFLYYNPLLLVTMMVWFWGINLWVFAQANVNYAKIFDLDQNHLSHREIWKCATWMTIIVPTSMTAYLYLYSHGEVSLAASQPVLLYAAFAMALIFPFDIFYLSSRYFFLRTVWRIVFPFQAISFADFFLADIFTSMSKVFSDLERSVCRMVHRQVATIAWFEADSVCGSHAVAIPIVLVLPYLFRLFQCLRQYKDTREKTTLLNALKYSTAVPVIFLSALKYHVFPDNWVNMYRPLWLLSGVVNSLYSFYWDLTRDWDLSCFTRIFKFSRPHALSYLLYGRKWVYFWVIGTNLILRCTWTYKLSSHLRHNYLTVFAITALEIFRRFQWAFFRVENEWNKMNSKPNIQLSTIDKPTDEQKLLDPNGHSV
- the LOC132033260 gene encoding uncharacterized protein LOC132033260 isoform X1, producing MFGSLVDAPANSPHLRRSGSRPVVFDIGKVELGGSPEEALLHSIEVNEMKGMTTPLSTAAIMPSPVLLWRFKVLLFLIWGVSCCKISWDSVMRMSVNLRDLFLYEAFLYYNPLLLVTMMVWFWGINLWVFAQANVNYAKIFDLDQNHLSHREIWKCATWMTIIVPTSMTAYLYLYSHGEVSLAASQPVLLYAAFAMALIFPFDIFYLSSRYFFLRTVWRIVFPFQAISFADFFLADIFTSMSKVFSDLERSVCRMVHRQVATIAWFEADSVCGSHAVAIPIVLVLPYLFRLFQCLRQYKDTREKTTLLNALKYSTAVPVIFLSALKYHVFPDNWVNMYRPLWLLSGVVNSLYSFYWDLTRDWDLSCFTRIFKFSRPHALSYLLYGRKWVYFWVIGTNLILRCTWTYKLSSHLRHNYLTVFAITALEIFRRFQWAFFRVENEWNKMNSKPNIQLSTIDKPTDEQKLLDPNGHSV